From the genome of Haloplanus sp. XH21, one region includes:
- a CDS encoding tyrosine-type recombinase/integrase yields the protein MEPDEGDATPGGTPVETAIQQYLDSVEAGNSRKNFASTLATWRTWLREERGVTDLEDLDVLDCRRYARHLKKQARDGDLKASTATTYYAYVRAFLTFCVADELLDTNPAKAKRATDELPEDLGDADRQFWREKERRAIMRYVDERVDHALDEEADVSRNRAFRDRAIVYLLGLSGVRGAEVFAEPSDDKRNGITWGDVQLGAGAVRVLGKSRAYEYAQLPERAATALERYRTVLDPPTDEWPVFPSGHAPSKYRAVREQLAHEGMSDDEIETILDDSDIDTVLREHEVVPPALSTNGARNLMKRLCDDADLDVDGDYLKPHGARRGLGHELYASGHAELAQSALRHASIETTHESYSDIQAAETAKQVDDLLKD from the coding sequence AAAGAACTTCGCGTCGACCCTCGCGACGTGGCGAACCTGGCTGCGCGAGGAGCGCGGTGTGACGGACCTCGAGGACCTGGACGTCCTCGACTGCCGCCGATACGCGCGTCATCTCAAAAAGCAGGCCCGCGACGGCGATTTGAAAGCGAGTACCGCGACCACCTACTACGCGTACGTCCGCGCGTTCCTCACGTTCTGCGTGGCCGACGAGCTCCTCGATACGAACCCGGCCAAAGCGAAGCGTGCCACCGACGAGCTCCCCGAGGATCTCGGTGACGCCGACCGGCAGTTCTGGCGGGAAAAGGAGCGGCGGGCGATCATGCGCTACGTCGACGAACGTGTCGACCACGCCCTTGACGAGGAAGCGGACGTGAGTCGTAATCGGGCCTTTCGCGACCGAGCGATCGTCTATCTCCTGGGGCTCTCGGGCGTTCGCGGCGCGGAGGTGTTCGCTGAACCCTCCGACGACAAGCGGAACGGCATCACCTGGGGAGACGTCCAACTCGGCGCCGGCGCCGTCCGCGTCCTCGGGAAGTCACGAGCGTACGAGTACGCACAGCTTCCCGAGCGGGCCGCCACGGCTTTAGAGCGGTACAGGACTGTCCTCGATCCACCGACCGACGAGTGGCCGGTCTTTCCCAGCGGGCACGCTCCGTCGAAATATCGCGCCGTTCGCGAGCAGCTGGCCCACGAGGGAATGTCGGACGACGAGATCGAGACCATCCTCGACGACAGTGATATCGACACAGTGCTCCGAGAACATGAGGTCGTCCCACCAGCGCTCTCGACGAACGGTGCTCGCAACCTGATGAAGCGGCTGTGTGATGACGCTGACCTCGACGTCGACGGTGACTACCTGAAGCCACACGGTGCCCGTCGAGGGCTTGGTCACGAGCTCTACGCGAGCGGCCACGCCGAACTTGCCCAATCAGCACTCCGACACGCGAGCATCGAGACGACCCACGAGTCGTACTCCGACATCCAAGCAGCTGAAACCGCGAAGCAAGTCGACGATCTCCTCAAGGACTGA